The Alphaproteobacteria bacterium genome segment AGATGCACACCGGGCAGTTGTTCCTGCAACAAAATGCTCCATTAACCGTAATTGCTTAGACCAACTTATTCGACTCTTTCTCATGCAACCCTTTATAACACTTCTTGGCGTTATCTAGGACAGCCCCTAAAATTATTTAGACCTTGGTAGAAAATGTCTACCTTCTGTCCCGCACACTCTTGAATAGCTATGAGAAGTGCCTGTGAAAGAGCGGGATTGGAGCCATCGAGAAGACCCCAAGCTTTATCACCAATTAATTTTCGTTGTAAATAAAGCTGCTTTTGTTGGACAGATAGCTCATTTTTGGAAATATCAGCACTCTTTAATTTACCGTAACCCTCAGTTGAGGAAAGGTAATGCCGAGAATAGAATGTTACATCCTGTCCCTCATGAAAAAGGGGAAGAGGTTGTGTGGATAACTGAATTTTAGGAAGCACGGGTTCATTTTGAGGTATTTTTTGGTTCAAGACTTGATTTAAATGTTGCCTTGAAGCCAGGTGTTCTTGCTGT includes the following:
- a CDS encoding IS1595 family transposase; its protein translation is MRKSRISWSKQLRLMEHFVAGTTARCAS